A segment of the Geoglobus ahangari genome:
TTCGCTTTAAAGGAGTTTCTGGAGCTCGACAGCCTTTACCTCGCGTTCGGCAACAACGATGGTGACAGGCAGAAGCTGATGGAGATAGCTGTGTCCAAGGGCTGGGTGTTTGGGGACGTGCTGAGGGTTGAAGGCATAGCAGTTTACCACGGCACGAGTCAGGAGGTGCTCAGGGCTTTGAGCAGCAGGTTCGAGCTTGTCGTGTGCGGGCACACCCACAGGGCTGAGGTCAGAAAAGAGGGGAGGGCAAGGCTGCTCAACCCCGGGGAGGTGTGCGGGTACCTGACAGGCAGGAGAACATACGCGATCTACGAGGATGGTGAGATCAGTATTGTGGAGTTCTGACACAACTCCACTGGTTTTTAATCGCCGTTAACCGAGTTAGGAGTGTGGTGAGTATGGAGGAGGACATGCTGAGGGTTGTGAACCTTGGAGTGAGGGTCGCTGGCAAGAAGGTGCTGGAGAACATCAACCTGTACATCAAGAGGGGCGAAACCCTCGCCCTGTTCGGCCCGAACGGGAGCGGGAAGAGCACGCTGATGAACACACTCATCGGCAACCCGAACTATCAGGTTTACGACGGCAGGATAATCTTCAAGGGGGTTGACATAACCGACAAGGACGCGGACTTCAGGGCAAACCTCGGGATGGGGATAGCCTTTCAGACACCTCCGGCAATAAGCGGGGTGAAGCTGATAGACGTGCTCAGGAAAATCGCGGAGAAGCGTGGCGTTCCGGAGGAGAAGATCTACGAGTACGCGGAGTTCCTGAACATGACCGACTTTCTCGGCAGAGAGATAAACAAGGGCTTCTCGGGTGGAGAGGTGAAGAGGAGCGAGCTCTTGCAGCTGCTCGTCATGAACCCGGACTTCGTCATGCTCGACGAGCCGGACAGCGGAGTGGACATCGAAAACGTGGCTCTGGTGGGCGAGGCGATAAGCAAGCTTCTTGAGAGGGACAGGTCGAAGGAGGAGAGGAGGAAGTCGGGGGTCATAATCACCCACACAGGCAACATTCTGGATTACGTGGATGCAGACTACGGAGTTATCCTCTACAAGGGCAGGCTGGCCTGCATCGGGAATCCGTACGAGATTTTGGAGGATGTTAGGAAATATGGTTATGAGGGGTGTGTTAAGAAATGCCTGAGAGAATTCCAGAATTTGAATCAGAGGAAGTGAGGAAAAGGCTCGAGAGCGTCGGCATAGAGCTGGACGAGAGCAGGAGGAGCGCGACTTTCGTTCAGGTTGATCAGGACGCTGTTGCTGCCGAGAGCTTCTACGAGGGCGTAGAGGTGATGAGCATAAAGCAGGCCCTCGAGAAGTACGACTGGCTTCAGGACTACTTCTGGAAGGCCGTGAAGAAGGAGCAGGACGACTACACGAGGGAAGCGGACTCTCCGGACGTGAACGGGTACTTCATCAGGGCAAAGAAGGGAGCGAAGGTTCAGTTTCCGGTCGAGGCCT
Coding sequences within it:
- a CDS encoding metallophosphoesterase, with the protein product MRFIAFSDSHDNVQAIRDLLQEISREKVDFYVHAGDVISPFALKEFLELDSLYLAFGNNDGDRQKLMEIAVSKGWVFGDVLRVEGIAVYHGTSQEVLRALSSRFELVVCGHTHRAEVRKEGRARLLNPGEVCGYLTGRRTYAIYEDGEISIVEF
- a CDS encoding ABC transporter ATP-binding protein, translating into MEEDMLRVVNLGVRVAGKKVLENINLYIKRGETLALFGPNGSGKSTLMNTLIGNPNYQVYDGRIIFKGVDITDKDADFRANLGMGIAFQTPPAISGVKLIDVLRKIAEKRGVPEEKIYEYAEFLNMTDFLGREINKGFSGGEVKRSELLQLLVMNPDFVMLDEPDSGVDIENVALVGEAISKLLERDRSKEERRKSGVIITHTGNILDYVDADYGVILYKGRLACIGNPYEILEDVRKYGYEGCVKKCLREFQNLNQRK